Part of the Aurantiacibacter aquimixticola genome, CGCGCCCTCCGCATCGAGATAGACCAGCCCGTCGCGAATATCGGCTTCGGCGGCGAAATCGATGACGCGCTCTTCGCCGAGCAGGCCTTCGGCGACAGTCAGATCCTCGATGGCGAAGCGATCGATGCGAATGTCGAAATCGGGCAGGATCGGCGCGTCGGGGTCACCCTCGATGAGCTCGGGCGCGGCGTAGAGTGTGCCGCCCGTCAGGACGAGGTGTCGGACGTCGAGCCCGCTGAAGAACCATTTGTATGGGCGCCAGTTGAGATCGATTGTCGGCACTTCGAGGAAGAGCGTGTCGTTCGCATCGTAGAAGCGCACGTCCTTGAGCGTGCTCGACCACAGGACCGATCCGTCGATCTCTCCCACTTCCACCGACAGGCCGGAGGCAGGCGACACGCTGGAAATCTGATCGACGATGAATTGCCGGCCCGGCGGCGTGTGCAGGAAAGCGAGGAAAAGCAGGACGATGCCGACGATCGCGGCGAGGATCCAGCCGACCGCCTTCAATGGCTTCGTGACGAAACGGCGCTTCCTTTTACGCGGCGCGTCCTCTGCCTGCGCTTCCCCGTCCATCGTCGCGTCTTCGGCCATCAGAAGGCTTGCCCCAGCCCGACATAGACGGCGATCCAGCTGTCGTTCGGCCCCGGATTAAGCGGCACGGCGAGGTCGATCCGGAGCGGGCCGAAGCCGGTATTGTAGCGCGCACCCACGCCCGCACCGAACTTGATGACGTCGAAATCGGGGAATTCGCCTGTGCCGACGGAGCCTGCATCGAAGAACGGCACGACGCTGACGGCCCCGTCGAGGAAATTGGTGCCGATGCGCGCTTCCACGCTCGCTTCGACGACGCTGCGCCCACCGATGGGGTCGCCGACATCGTTCAGCGGGCCAATCATGCGATAGCCATAGCCGCGCACCGAGCCGCCGCCGCCCGCATAGAGCCTGCGCGATGGCGCGATCTCCTCGACCTCCGCCCCCGGAATGCTCGCCAGCCGCACGCGGCCCGCCAGAACGGTGTTCTCGTTGATCGACTGGTAGTAGCTCGCATCGACCTGGCTGCGAATGTAGAAGCTCTGCACGCCGTCATTGTCGGAGATTTCGGGCGACAGGCGGCCCGACAGGCGCCAGCCCTCGGTCGGATCGAGAAGATCGTCCGAGTTGTCGAGCTGGGCGTAAAGCGGCAGCGCGGCGATGAAGTAGGTTTCGCGCGGCAATTCGACATCGTCGATATCGCGCTCGCTTTCCTGCGTCGCGACCAGTTCGAGGCCGACCGACCAGCTGAAGTCCTTCTGGAACAGCAGATTGCTGACACGCTCGAAGGTGCCGATCAGTGATGCGGTGCGCGCATCGTAGGCGTCGTAATCGATCGTGCTGGCATAGGCATCCAGCGTCAGGATCTGGTCGCGATCGCGGAAATTGTTCTTGCGGAAAGTGACGCCCGCCAGCTGCTCGCGGGTGCCCAGAATGCCGCGCACGCGCAGCAGGCCTTCTGGCGGGAACAAGTTGCGGTGCTCCCACATCCCCTCGACGCGGACACCCACTTCGGTGCCGAAGCCGATATTGGCGGCGATGGTGCGCAGGGGTGCCGGTTCGAGCTCGGCGGCGATGTTGACGAGGCCCGGCTCGTCGCCGACCGGCTCCTCCACCACTTCGGGCGTCAGCGTTACCGAGCCGACGAGGCCGGTGGCAAGGATCGCGCGGCGCAGGTCCATCTCGTCGCTGCGCTGGTAGATGTCGCCCGCATCCCAGCGCGCGATGCGCGTCAGGTGATCGCCCGGCAGGAAGCCCGGCAAATTGCTGGTGACGACATTGACGTTGTACTGACCGCCCG contains:
- a CDS encoding autotransporter assembly complex protein TamA, with the translated sequence MQDAPSLEDLIPDSAVENPEEWAEQGVSDEAAAQEDAPLVLDPDFAEMPLIDIPWPDQIELPQLAPLDPDPADPIEFANFDEEIPPIPAGSEERITNELVLVFPSDTSLFPEREEFLERFRSLSTIAELEDDGNLARLAVQARNDEELLQQMLRVYGYYDAQVIRSVGQLDQEVEADLERPAARFDVIPGTRYRFGAIDLGNLGSANNADELRASFEIFPGDFISLDAIEIERADLDTQLGETGYPFAAIEDPELLVDHDREEGDLTMPVEPGGQYNVNVVTSNLPGFLPGDHLTRIARWDAGDIYQRSDEMDLRRAILATGLVGSVTLTPEVVEEPVGDEPGLVNIAAELEPAPLRTIAANIGFGTEVGVRVEGMWEHRNLFPPEGLLRVRGILGTREQLAGVTFRKNNFRDRDQILTLDAYASTIDYDAYDARTASLIGTFERVSNLLFQKDFSWSVGLELVATQESERDIDDVELPRETYFIAALPLYAQLDNSDDLLDPTEGWRLSGRLSPEISDNDGVQSFYIRSQVDASYYQSINENTVLAGRVRLASIPGAEVEEIAPSRRLYAGGGGSVRGYGYRMIGPLNDVGDPIGGRSVVEASVEARIGTNFLDGAVSVVPFFDAGSVGTGEFPDFDVIKFGAGVGARYNTGFGPLRIDLAVPLNPGPNDSWIAVYVGLGQAF